The following coding sequences lie in one Amycolatopsis cihanbeyliensis genomic window:
- a CDS encoding amidase family protein, with the protein MDSNGLTGLVAALRAGGITSTELTDRILESAREHADLSAYVTLDAERARRAAELADTAPVAERDRPLHGIPVAVKDNIHVAGLPNTAGTPALAEFVPEADAPVVRRLREAGAFVLGKTAMHELAFGITSAFSARPPVRNAVDPRYVAGGSSGGSAVAVACGVPAALGTDTGGSVRIPAALNGVCGLRPSTGRYPGSGVTPLSTSRDTVGPMAGSVAELALLDGVLAADDRPVRAARRPRLGVPRDHFTEPLGPETAVAFAAALDRLREQGVTVLDVPASGFAGAELEIGLPIVNHEARHALAAYLAEYLPALSFAELAERIAAADVRTLFESAILEDAPSAVALADYRAALDQGRGRLRAAYRELFRAYELDALIFPTTPCCAVPVAQAGNPLDLGGEAAGEFPTFIRNTGPGSITGLPGLTIPLAAPGPLPVGLALDGRLGEDRALLGVGLTVQRLLG; encoded by the coding sequence ATGGACTCCAACGGGTTAACCGGCCTGGTCGCGGCGCTGCGAGCGGGCGGTATCACCAGCACGGAACTCACCGACCGGATCCTGGAAAGCGCGCGCGAACACGCGGACCTTTCCGCCTACGTCACCCTGGACGCCGAGCGTGCGCGGCGCGCGGCGGAACTCGCGGACACGGCACCCGTGGCGGAGCGAGACCGGCCGCTGCACGGCATCCCGGTGGCCGTGAAGGACAACATCCACGTCGCCGGCCTGCCGAACACCGCGGGAACGCCCGCACTGGCGGAGTTCGTTCCGGAGGCCGATGCCCCGGTGGTGCGGCGGCTGCGCGAGGCGGGGGCGTTCGTGCTCGGCAAGACCGCGATGCACGAGCTCGCCTTCGGGATCACCAGCGCCTTCTCCGCGCGCCCTCCGGTACGCAACGCCGTTGATCCGCGGTATGTCGCGGGCGGCAGCAGCGGCGGTAGTGCCGTCGCGGTGGCCTGCGGGGTCCCGGCGGCGCTGGGCACGGACACCGGCGGCTCGGTCCGGATCCCGGCCGCGCTGAACGGCGTGTGCGGGCTGCGCCCGAGCACGGGACGGTATCCGGGCAGCGGGGTCACCCCGCTTTCCACCAGCAGGGACACCGTGGGGCCGATGGCCGGCTCGGTGGCCGAGCTCGCCCTGCTGGACGGCGTGCTGGCCGCGGACGACCGGCCGGTGCGGGCGGCGCGGCGGCCCCGGCTGGGTGTGCCGCGCGACCACTTCACCGAACCACTCGGGCCGGAGACGGCCGTGGCCTTCGCGGCGGCGCTGGACCGGCTGCGCGAACAGGGGGTCACCGTGCTGGATGTGCCCGCCTCGGGCTTCGCGGGTGCGGAGCTCGAGATCGGGCTGCCGATCGTGAATCACGAGGCCCGGCACGCGCTGGCCGCCTACCTCGCCGAGTACCTGCCCGCGCTGAGCTTCGCCGAGCTCGCCGAGCGGATCGCGGCGGCGGACGTCCGTACGCTGTTCGAGTCGGCGATACTGGAGGACGCGCCGAGCGCGGTGGCCCTCGCCGACTACCGGGCCGCGCTGGACCAGGGCCGTGGCCGGCTGCGGGCCGCCTACCGCGAGTTGTTCCGCGCGTACGAGCTGGACGCGCTGATCTTCCCGACCACGCCGTGCTGCGCCGTGCCGGTGGCGCAGGCAGGCAACCCGCTCGACCTCGGCGGCGAGGCCGCGGGCGAGTTCCCGACGTTCATCCGCAACACCGGGCCCGGCAGCATCACCGGGCTGCCGGGCCTGACCATCCCGCTCGCCGCCCCCGGCCCGCTGCCGGTGGGGTTGGCCCTGGACGGCCGGCTCGGCGAGGACCGCGCGCTGCTCGGTGTAGGCCTGACCGTGCAGCGGCTGCTCGGCTGA